A single region of the Gorilla gorilla gorilla isolate KB3781 chromosome 1, NHGRI_mGorGor1-v2.1_pri, whole genome shotgun sequence genome encodes:
- the ERRFI1 gene encoding ERBB receptor feedback inhibitor 1 has translation MSIAGVAAQEIRVPLKTGFLHNGRAMGNMRKTYWSSRSEFKNNFLNIDPITMAYSLNSSAQERLIPLGHASRSAPMNGHCFAENGPSQKSSLPPLLIPPSENLGPHEEDQVVCGFKKLTVNGVCASTPPLTPIKNSPSLFPCAPLCERGSRPLPPLPISEALSLDDTDCEVEFLTSSDTDFLLEDSTLSDFKYDVPGRRSFRGCGQINYAYFDTPAVSAADLSYVSDQNGGVPDPNPPPPQTHRRLRRSHSGPAGSFNKPAIRISNCCIHRASPNSDEDKPEVPPRVPIPPRPVKPDYRRWSAEVTSSTYSDEDRPPKVPPREPLSPSNSRTPSPKSLPSYLNGVMPPTQSFAPDPKYVSSKALQRQNSEGSASKVPCILPIIENGKKVSSTHYYLLPERPPYLDKYEKFFREAEETNGGAQIQPLPADCGISSATEKPDSKTKMDLGGHVKRKHLSYVVSP, from the exons ATGTCAATAGCAGGAGTTGCTGCTCAGGAGATCAGAGTCCCATTAAAAACTGGATTTCTACATAATGGCCGAGCCATGGGGAATATGAGGAAGACCTACTGGAGCAGTCGCAGTGAGTTTAAAAA caactttttaaatattgacCCGATAACCATGGCCTACAGTCTGAACTCTTCTGCTCAGGAGCGCCTAATACCACTTG GGCATGCTTCCAGGTCTGCTCCGATGAATGGCCACTGCTTTGCAGAAAATGGTCCATCTCAAAAGTCCAGCTTGCCCCCTCTTCTTATTCCCCCAAGTGAAAACTTGGGACCACATGAAGAGGATCAAGTTGTATGTGGTTTTAAGAAACTCACAGTGAATGGGGTTTGTGCTTCCACCCCTCCACTGACACCCATAAAAAActccccttcccttttcccctGTGCCCCTCTTTGTGAACGGGGTTCTAGGCCTCTTCCACCGTTGCCAATCTCTGAAGCCCTCTCTCTGGATGACACAGACTGTGAGGTGGAATTCCTAACTAGCTCAGATACAGACTTCCTTTTAGAAGACTctacactttctgatttcaaatatGATGTTCCTGGCAGGCGAAGCTTCCGTGGGTGTGGACAAATCAACTATGCATATTTTGATACCCCAGCTGTTTCTGCAGCAGATCTCAGCTATGTGTCTGACCAAAATGGAGGTGTCCCAGATCCAAATCCTCCTCCACCTCAGACCCACCGAAGATTAAGAAGGTCTCATTCGGGACCAGCTGGCTCCTTTAACAAGCCAGCCATAAGGATATCCAACTGTTGTATACACAGAGCTTCTCCTAACTCCGATGAAGACAAACCTGAGGTTCCCCCCAGAGTTCCCATACCTCCTAGACCAGTAAAGCCAGATTATAGAAGATGGTCAGCAGAAGTTACTTCGAGCACCTATAGTGATGAAgacaggcctcccaaagtaccgccAAGAGAACCTTTGTCACCGAGTAACTCGCGCACACCGAGTCCCAAAAGCCTTCCGTCTTACCTCAATGGGGTCATGCCCCCGACACAGAGCTTTGCCCCTGATCCCAAGTATGTCAGCAGCAAAGCACTGCAAAGACAGAACAGCGAAGGATCTGCCAGTAAGGTTCCTTGCATTCTGCCCATTATTGAAAATGGGAAGAAGGTTAGTTCAACACATTATTACCTACTACCTGAACGACCACCATACCTGGacaaatatgaaaaattttttaGGGAAGCAGAAGAAACAAATGGAGGCGCCCAAATCCAGCCATTACCTGCTGACTGCGGTATATCTTCAGCCACAGAAAAGccagactcaaaaacaaaaatggatctGGGTGGCCACGTGAAGCGTAAACATTTATCCTATGTGGTTTCTCCTTAG